In Plodia interpunctella isolate USDA-ARS_2022_Savannah chromosome 19, ilPloInte3.2, whole genome shotgun sequence, a genomic segment contains:
- the LOC128678225 gene encoding uncharacterized protein LOC128678225: MSYTIKYFSLQKAELQYEVQLRGGSGDSVQELRKLISKLSLSLPSEDILESHLESGLDLKEVKESLLKSQTNLGALSKHFDKNLYVRTETLLHHIYHRLNRIRSAEAELDVYKICVSDLKSQLNELASYKQSTSHASTTSVVSEGISVTTATPIVCDKNLYSDLSKLKYSGSSCVHSFIQKVDEFVQSRGISFDKILSLAFEIFVDDALHWYRYNKDKVKSWQELCVLLKEDFCSKDYDYRLAAEIRSRTQGERENIIVYISIMHGLFARLSKPVSIEEKLDILLHNIRPCYANTIAASPEIKTIDELISICRNYENIQSRFSSFHEPPSITTSTIAPEFAYNYNSSFPKFDKFKNNQYGKFNSFNKSYTITTGNKVNSIDATQTSKNEVAALCTEVSEFVYCPRCRSNSHSLGVCKQPRFLICFKCGKKDVRYPECPDCHKREQINKVKSKN; encoded by the coding sequence ATGTCTTacactattaaatatttttcacttcaaaaagcTGAACTTCAATACGAAGTTCAGTTACGTGGTGGTAGTGGTGATTCAGTGCAAGAATTACGAAAACTAATTTCGAAATTATCACTGTCTTTACCATCAGAAGACATTCTTGAATCTCATCTTGAATCGGGACTTGATTTAAAAGAGGTAAAAGAATCTCTTTTGAAGTCTCAAACTAATTTAGGTGCTCTTAGTAagcattttgataaaaacttatatGTAAGAACCGAAACATTGCTACACCATATTTATCATCGTCTTAATAGAATTAGAAGCGCAGAAGCGGAGCTcgatgtttataaaatttgcgTTTCTGATCTTAAAAGTCAACTCAATGAATTAGCTTCCTATAAACAAAGTACTTCTCATGCAAGTACTACCTCTGTAGTTAGTGAGGGTATATCTGTTACTACTGCTACGCCTATTgtttgtgacaaaaatttatattcagatttatctaagttaaaatattctgGATCATCTTGTGTgcattcatttattcagaaggTTGATGAGTTCGTTCAATCCAGAGGAATAtcctttgataaaattttatcactcGCATTTGAAATCTTTGTTGATGATGCTTTGCATTGGTACagatataataaagataaagttAAGTCTTGGCAAGAGTTGTGTGTTTTGCTCAAGGAGGATTTCTGTAGTAAAGACTATGATTATCGCTTAGCTGCTGAAATTCGTTCTCGTACGCAGGGTGAAcgcgaaaatataattgtctATATCTCTATTATGCATGGTTTATTCGCTCGTCTTTCCAAACCGGTCTCAATTGAAGAAAAGTTAGACATTCTTTTACATAACATACGTCCTTGTTATGCTAATACTATCGCGGCTTCACCGGAGATTAAGACTATTGATGAATTGATATCTATATGTcgtaattatgaaaatattcagtCTAGATTCTCCTCTTTTCACGAACCTCCTTCCATAACTACTAGTACTATTGCTCCTGAATTcgcttataattataattcttcttttcctaaatttgataaatttaaaaataatcaatatggtaaattcaattcatttaaTAAGTCTTACACAATTACTACtggtaataaagttaattctATTGACGCAACTCAAACATCTAAAAACGAAGTGGCTGCTCTATGTACTGAGGTTTCTGAATTTGTGTATTGTCCAAGATGTAGGTCTAACTCACACTCACTTGGAGTTTGCAAGCAACCTcgatttttgatttgttttaaatgtggTAAAAAGGATGTTCGCTACCCGGAATGTCCAGATTGTCATAAAAGGGAACAAATTAATAAGGTTAAGTCAAAAAACTAG